A DNA window from Acetilactobacillus jinshanensis contains the following coding sequences:
- a CDS encoding DnaD domain protein: MDPKAGFIIVRDDNLSNTRRRSLDLLYQPLLHPIAYALTNLLWQLGEISKNPLFKRPISDLLAYLNVDINVFERALRRVEGAGLMRTFYKKDSVHPFYIFHLIQPVSAREFFRSDLLSIGLLEIVGGHRFLTLSRDLIAKPYQFNNVHDLTRNFLEVYNVGHQDITDLPTLIKQIRSGMTAKMASSLKEDQSYINESHDFNFELLLDLMKQSYSDVDAVKRHRQLILTEHTLYGLDEPAMANYIKQATSITSNKIDFNKFKWLISKSFQGNPGIPSKTKFKVQPGQSIKQNPKVSREKAGLIKAADYYSPVQFLYHLKKQINSHAIVTHQEENILRQLIDNHAFRDNQGVINILSYYMIVEKHRPALQSTYMQYIMAAWGQAGVNTPAEALNEIEKFNRGVTERKNKRIKKMQGNHARRYSYNRRKPVIKQKLPKWARSDYHVKLHPTNPKVQRKIKQQLAKLNHQPNHGKGGRK; the protein is encoded by the coding sequence ATGGACCCGAAGGCTGGCTTTATCATCGTTAGGGATGACAACCTTTCAAATACTCGTCGGCGTTCCTTAGACCTTTTATATCAACCGTTATTACACCCAATCGCCTATGCTTTAACTAATTTACTGTGGCAATTAGGTGAAATCAGTAAGAACCCGTTGTTTAAACGCCCAATCAGTGATCTCTTAGCTTATTTAAACGTGGATATTAACGTCTTTGAAAGGGCTTTGAGACGTGTTGAGGGCGCTGGATTAATGAGAACTTTCTATAAAAAGGATTCGGTTCATCCTTTTTATATTTTTCATTTAATTCAACCGGTTTCAGCTCGTGAGTTTTTTCGATCAGATCTATTAAGTATCGGTTTACTGGAGATCGTTGGTGGTCACCGGTTCTTAACCCTAAGTCGGGATTTAATCGCTAAGCCGTATCAGTTTAACAACGTTCACGATTTAACCCGTAACTTTTTAGAAGTATATAATGTCGGTCACCAGGATATTACTGATCTACCAACGTTGATTAAACAGATTCGGTCAGGAATGACGGCTAAAATGGCTTCAAGTCTTAAGGAAGACCAAAGCTACATCAATGAGTCGCATGATTTTAACTTCGAGTTACTTTTAGATTTAATGAAGCAAAGTTATTCCGATGTCGATGCGGTCAAACGGCATCGTCAGCTCATTTTAACTGAACACACGTTGTATGGCCTAGATGAACCGGCAATGGCCAACTACATTAAACAGGCTACGTCGATCACTAGTAATAAGATTGACTTTAATAAATTTAAATGGCTGATTTCCAAATCGTTCCAAGGCAATCCTGGCATCCCGTCGAAGACTAAATTTAAAGTTCAGCCGGGTCAGAGTATTAAACAGAATCCGAAGGTATCACGTGAAAAGGCTGGTTTAATCAAAGCTGCTGACTATTATTCACCAGTTCAGTTTCTGTATCATTTAAAGAAGCAGATTAATTCTCATGCGATTGTTACGCATCAGGAAGAAAATATCCTTCGTCAGTTAATTGATAACCATGCTTTCCGTGACAATCAGGGTGTAATCAATATTCTGAGTTATTATATGATCGTTGAGAAACACCGGCCAGCTCTGCAGTCAACGTATATGCAATACATTATGGCAGCTTGGGGACAAGCTGGAGTGAATACACCTGCTGAAGCCCTGAACGAAATTGAAAAGTTTAACCGGGGCGTTACCGAACGAAAGAATAAAAGGATTAAGAAAATGCAGGGTAATCACGCTAGGCGATACAGCTACAATCGTCGCAAACCCGTAATCAAACAGAAGTTGCCTAAGTGGGCCCGCTCGGATTACCACGTTAAATTGCATCCGACTAATCCAAAGGTCCAGCGTAAAATTAAGCAACAATTAGCAAAATTGAATCATCAGCCCAATCATGGAAAGGGTGGTAGGAAATGA
- the dnaI gene encoding primosomal protein DnaI produces the protein MKNVHNGMKRTLDLIMKEHHLLPYRQIMHQVYNDPDVKAFIHKYRSEMSQDNLVRSAPKLHEYVQEKNKLKNGQQGLMPGYVPHLVLNDHSISIAYQPTEHTAEVKRQQALRDRVHSVALPKQDQNASLTNFDSQSDSSRSTILEAAINFVGQYENNPNKYHKGLYIYGPLGVGKTFLLAAIANKLAKDGYESALVHFPTFAVEMKASISDNSTARKIRSIEQAPVLMLDDIGANVMSSWIRDDIFSVILEYRMQNEMPTFFSSNFSMNDFAKTRLSYDTRGDEDPLNAKRIMERIRFLANEYQMLGQNRRNPSQNN, from the coding sequence ATGAAAAATGTTCATAATGGCATGAAACGAACGCTAGATTTGATTATGAAGGAGCATCATCTGCTGCCTTATCGTCAAATCATGCATCAGGTCTATAACGATCCTGATGTAAAGGCCTTTATCCATAAATATCGTAGCGAAATGTCACAGGATAATTTAGTTCGTTCAGCACCTAAATTGCATGAATACGTCCAAGAAAAGAATAAATTAAAAAATGGTCAGCAGGGCTTAATGCCAGGTTACGTTCCGCATCTAGTTTTAAATGACCACTCCATCAGTATTGCTTATCAGCCGACTGAACATACTGCTGAAGTAAAACGACAACAAGCGCTTCGTGATCGGGTTCATTCGGTTGCGTTACCAAAACAGGATCAGAATGCTTCATTAACTAATTTTGATAGTCAATCCGATTCAAGTCGATCGACGATCCTTGAAGCCGCCATTAATTTTGTTGGTCAGTATGAAAATAATCCTAATAAGTATCATAAAGGCCTGTATATTTACGGACCCTTAGGTGTCGGTAAAACGTTCTTACTGGCAGCCATTGCCAATAAATTAGCTAAAGATGGCTATGAATCAGCTTTAGTTCATTTTCCGACCTTTGCCGTTGAAATGAAGGCTTCGATTTCAGATAACAGTACCGCCCGTAAGATCCGTTCGATTGAACAGGCCCCCGTCTTAATGCTTGATGATATTGGTGCTAACGTGATGTCATCGTGGATCCGGGATGACATCTTTAGTGTGATCCTAGAATACAGAATGCAGAATGAAATGCCAACGTTCTTTAGTTCTAACTTTTCCATGAACGATTTTGCTAAGACCCGTTTGTCATACGATACGCGTGGTGATGAAGATCCGCTGAACGCTAAGCGGATTATGGAAAGAATTCGTTTCCTAGCCAATGAATATCAAATGTTAGGACAAAACCGAAGGAACCCAAGTCAAAATAATTAA